Proteins encoded by one window of Dendropsophus ebraccatus isolate aDenEbr1 chromosome 4, aDenEbr1.pat, whole genome shotgun sequence:
- the PTPN5 gene encoding tyrosine-protein phosphatase non-receptor type 5, with amino-acid sequence MGSLDDADEQHNPQVGMDQSPDVERDPQYSWAALWNILTIGGSICLLVLSQILDLTTLQSGLWAVEVPGSLLVIAFFVVALVGTMIWYLKSHTEPVLSEDRRQSVSRQPSFTYSEWTDDKVEEFLDLDPVPDTPVFDCLMDIRGDTDIGTLSVKPVGLQERRGSNVSLTLDMCTPGCTEPYGHIMSPREQSTREYLQTASNVLTAEQLHEKALDSFELQKEFFEIPMNFVDPKEYEILGLVRKNRYKTILPNPHSRVCLTSPDQEDDPLSSYINANYIRGYGEEEKVYIATQGPTVNTVGDFWKMVWQQHSPIIVMITNIEEVNEKCTEYWPEKYGVYEEIEVTVNHIIQEDDYVLRLMTLKNGEEERSLKHFWYTSWPDQKTPDQAPALLKLVQDVEEAVKRAKNDNGPIVVHCSAGIGRTGCFIATTILCKQLKSEGMVDILRTTCQLRLDRGGMIQTSEQYQFVHHVLSLFVKQNSSTVEE; translated from the exons ATGGGCTCCCTGGACGATGCAGATGAGCAGCACAATCCGCAGGTTGGGATGGATCAGTCGCCGGACGTGGAGCGAGACCCTCAGTACAGCTGGGCCGCCCTGTGGAACATCCTGACCATCGGGGGCAGCATCTGCCTTCTCGTCCTCTCCCAGATATTG GATTTGACCACCCTGCAGAGTGGATTGTGGGCGGTGGAGGTGCCCGGCTCTCTCCTGGTGATCGCTTTCTTTGTCGTGGCTCTGGTTGGCACCATG ATATGGTACCTGAAGTCTCACACTGAGCCGGTGCTGTCGGAGGATAGACGCCAGTCGGTCAGCCGCCAGCCCTCCTTCACCTACTCCGAATGGACGGATGACAAGGTGGAGGAATTCCTGGACCTGGACCCCGTGCCCGACACCCCCGTCTTTGACTGTTTGATGGATATTAGAGGGGACACCGACATAGGAACTCTATCCGTGAAACCTGTCGGGCTTCAGGAAAG GAGGGGTTCCAATGTGTCTCTGACTCTGGACATGTGTACCCCGGGGTGCACTGAGCCCTATGGCCATATCATGTCCCCAAGAGAACAGTCCACTCGAGAATACCTGCAAACCGCCAGCAATGTCCTGACCGCAGAGCAGCTGCATGAGAAGGCCCTGGATTCCTTTGAGCTTCAGAAGGAGTTCTTT GAAATCCCTATGAACTTTGTTGATCCGAAAGAATATGAAATCCTGGGGCTTGTGCGGAAAAACCGATACAAGACCATCCTCCCAA ACCCTCACAGCAGAGTGTGCCTTACGTCACCAGACCAGGAGGACGACCCTCTGAGCTCGTACATCAACGCTAACTACATACGG GGttatggagaagaagaaaaagtttACATTGCAACTCAGGGACCGACCGTGAACACGGTGGGGGATTTCTGGAAGATGGTGTGGCAGCAGCATTCGCCTATTATAGTCATGATCACCAACATAGAGGAGGTCAATGAG AAATGCACGGAGTATTGGCCGGAGAAATATGGCGTCTACGAGGAAATAGAGGTGACCGTGAATCACATCATCCAGGAGGACGACTACGTATTACGACTTATGACGCTAAAG AAtggagaggaagagaggagtctgAAGCATTTTTGGTATACATCATGGCCAGACCAGAAGACCCCGGACCAGGCTCCCGCACTTCTCAAGCTGGTGCAGGATGTGGAGGAAGCTGTGAAAAGGGCCAAGAATGATAACGGACCTATAGTTGTACACTGCAG TGCGGGGATCGGGAGAACCGGCTGTTTCATTGCCACCACAATTCTGTGTAAGCAGCTGAAGAGCGAGGGTATGGTGGACATCCTGAGGACAACCTGCCAGCTGAGGTTAGACAG GGGAGGAATGATCCAGACCAGCGAGCAGTATCAGTTCGTCCACCATGTACTGAGCTTGTTTGTCAAACAGAATTCCAGCACTGTAGAGGAATAA